The Thermococcus sp. DNA window GGGCCAGGAGGGGAGACATGATCATCTTGGAGTACCCTTCAACCTATCCCATGGAGCGTTTCTCATGGGGTGTTCTGATTCCCGCCCTGATGGGCAAGAGAAATGTCGTTGTTGTGGATTTCTTTGGTATCGGGGACGTGATGTTCAGAAACTACGTCCGGGGCATAAGTGGAGGAGAGTACTCCAAGACCCTGGAGATGATAAAGGAGCTCAAAGTAATCAAAGTGGGGCCGGGGGGAGGAAGCTGCGGCGAGGTAATAGATGAGATCGTCCCGACCTATGAGCCCCAGAGCGCACTCAAAAGCTACCACAGTGTCATAAACAGACTCGTGAACTCACCTACCAAACCGGATTACATGGTGACGTTCGGCCTGGCCATGTACCTGCGCTTTGGGGGAGACGGAGCTATCAGATCACTCTTAACAGGACTGAGCACACTACCCGTGGAGGACTGGGCGTGGGTGCACCTTGTAAACCGGAATGCACTGCCGGATGAAACGATGGCAATCATTGAGG harbors:
- a CDS encoding biotin synthase, producing the protein MSALNVSSFGTYLLGRARRGDMIILEYPSTYPMERFSWGVLIPALMGKRNVVVVDFFGIGDVMFRNYVRGISGGEYSKTLEMIKELKVIKVGPGGGSCGEVIDEIVPTYEPQSALKSYHSVINRLVNSPTKPDYMVTFGLAMYLRFGGDGAIRSLLTGLSTLPVEDWAWVHLVNRNALPDETMAIIEEVSSMIFELSGDEVTVKKGGEVFAADGRDGSTDRPAGKTLPREG